In Lolium perenne isolate Kyuss_39 chromosome 5, Kyuss_2.0, whole genome shotgun sequence, the sequence TTCCTGGATCATCCTCACCGGCTGCGCCATTCTCATGCTCCCCATATTCATATTCACCGAGCCCCTCCTCGTCTTCATCGGCCAGGACCCGAAGATCTCCGCCGTCGCTGGGGTCATCTCCGTCTGGTACATCCCCGTCACGTTCGCGAGCGTCGTCAACTTCACGCTCCAGATGTACCTGCAGGCGCAGAGCAAGAACATAATCATCACCTACCTCGCATTCGCCAACCTCGGCGTCCATCTGTTCCTCTCGTGGCTCTTGACCGTCAAGTTCCAGCTTGGGCTTACCGGGGTCATGACCTCCATGGTCATCGCCATGTGGGTTCCTGCGCTAGGGCAGCTCATCTTTGTGTTCTGCGGTGCCTGCCCTCTCACGTGGACGGGGTTCTCCTCCGAGGCGCTCACAGACCTTGTTCCCATCCTCAAGCTCTCTCTATCCTCTGGTGTGATGCTCTGGTAAGAATAAGCTTAAATATTTAGTATACATACATAAGTTTTTTTTCCCGTAACAAAAGAGCAAAGTACTTACCGCCGCCCAAATGTATGCACCTACGCTTTATATTTATTGGCCATATCAAAATTTCGGATGCACCTAGGAATAATACATGTTTTTTTCCCTGCCCACTTCTTCAGTCTGGAATTGTGGTACAGCACAATATTGGTGCTCCTAACCGGGTACATGGCAAATCCAGAGGTTGCACTGGACGCACTTTCAATATGGTAATGTTCACTACTATACCTTACTTCACATTTCACTATGCCATTGTTTTTTGAGTTCATTACATAAGCTTTGGTTTTCCAATCTGGATCTTTCCTATCAGTTCAAAGAACGGTGACTAGTCACTGGTGCATAATTCCATATCGTTTCCTTGTCGCTGCATATCACACTAATTAAGTACTGTGGTTTCTATCTGCAGCCTTAACATCAATGGTTGGGAGATGATGATTTCTATTGGCTTCTTGGCCGCAACTGGGTAACTTCTTGATCTAAGAGCCTGTCGGTTACTGTATCATGTGATCGAATGAGTTTCAGAATTTTGATGATAATGATTTGGTGTGTTATAGAGTGCGTGTGGCAAATGAGCTGGGAGCTGGAAGTGCAAGAAGGGCAAAGTTCGCCATCATAAACGTTGTCGCCACTTCTTTCTCAATAGGAGTTGTGTTGTTCGTGGTCTTCCTTGTGTTCCGAGGAAATCTTTCATACATATTCACCACGAGTGAAGAGGTGGCTGTTGCAGTTTCTGACCTGTCGCCTCTGCTTGCCTTCTCCATCTTGTTGAACAGTGTTCAACCAGTGCTATCAGGTTTGCTACAGCATTTGACTGAATTACAATCATTTAATTTGGTTTACTTTTTTTTCTGAAGCAAGGCAAAATACTTGGCTTTATGTTTAAAATAAAGATTTGTTTGGTTTACTGAAACTATAACCCCGTTTTATCATTGGGTAGGTGTTGCTGTTGGAGCAGGTTGGCAAAGTGTAGTTGCCTATGTTAACATCACAACATACTACTTGATCGGTATCCCTCTTGGAGCAATCCTAGGTTATGTTCTTGGTTATCATGTGAAGGTAAGATAGTTATTTAAGACTATGTTGTTGTATCAGCCAATCAGTTACTGTACTCATTATCCTTGTGCCTCTTGGATCTAAGTTGTGGTCCTAACTCTACTTGGTTTGTGGCTACAGGGCATTTGGGTCGGCATGCTGCTCGGAACACTGGTCCAAACAATTGTACTTCTGTGCATAACAATCAGGACTGACTGGGATAAACAGGTTAGCGTGGTTAACTGTTCGATCATCACTACACTAAAACATTGTTCCCATAGCCTTCCTATGTCTTACCCATTAAACACAAGTTCATTATGTACGGACATATATTTAGTGCTGGAAGAGTGTAGCAGATATACTCAATTATGGCTTGTGTTCTAATTTTTCAGGTAGAGGTTACTCAGCAAAGATTGAGTAAATGGTACAGGGAAGAGAACAGAGGAAAGCCAGCTTCAAGGGGAAGTGCGTGAGGTTATAGAATCTGGCACAAGCAATGAATGGCCATCAAGATAAAACTTTGTATACTCTGCTTGGTCGGAGTTTGCAACCTTTCAGAGGACGAACACAACTTTTTCAGCATGTGAAGAATGCGTTTTCCCGGTGGAACATTAATAGGCGCAGAGGTGTCAGGGCGTTTCCTCAGGATCAAGCAAAAGATGTGTCCGTCAGCAATAGTGATGCAATGCTCCACTAGATGAGGAAAAAAGATGATACCCACTTGATTTCATGTAATCTCTGCCACTATCTCAGTATGTAGAATATGCCTTTGATCGCTGTGACTGAGCTAGTGGCATAAGTGTTGTTGTTCTGTTTTAATCGATTTTGGTTGTGGTGATGTTTCTCATGAGAGTGCTTGTTGTGGTTAGCAAACATGCTATTTGTACAGTCGCATGCAACTGCATTCAGTGTGACTATAAAACAGTCAGTTTTGGTGGAAAACTATCACTAGCAAGTTAATATGAACCTGAAGAAAGCATCTGCTGCAACAGTGCGTATACGTAGAACATGATATACACCTCTCGAGAAAAATTTACTAAGTACTGGGATAAGGTAGAGGAGAATATGGAAGGTAGATTGAGTTGTTGGCAAGGGAAGTATATGCCATATTGGAGGGATGCTAATTCTTGTTGATTCTATCCTCAACAATACCCCATTATACATGATGTCCTTTTACTCCCTACCAAAAAAAAGTTAAAAAAACGTTTGGATTACTTTGGGGCCAGATTACTTTGGGGAGAACCTTGGTGTTAAGAAATACTCAAATACCACATTTGGTCCAATGGCCGGTAGTTTGTTCCCCTAAAGAATGTGGTGGCTTAGGGGTTTAAGGATTTGGGGTGTATGAATATTGCTCTACTATGTAAATGGACTAGACCATAGAAGCGCGCTTTGCCGCGCCCGTCCATATTTGAGGAAAGAAGAACAAACTTGTATAAAAAAACTGATATTACAAATAAATAAGATGTGTCCATATTGTGGTGGAACTTAAAATCTAGAAGAGTGTAGAGCATAAAAATGAATATTTGATTGTCTGAATTATGAACATGTCTTCTGCCACAGGTAAAAAGTGGGTGTACAGATTTTGCCATTTACAACACCGATCATGTCATCGACTAAAGAGAATGACCATATAATAACACATTTCGAAATGACATGAATGACAACAATAGTAATGGCAAAGGGAGTGATTACAGATGTACTAATCATGTATGTGTATATGTAAATAGTTTGGAGACAGGGGTAATAAGCTTGTAAGTGTTGTTGAATACCTTGAACATCTAAAAAAACCTAGAATAAAAGCAGTACAAACCTTGAATGTTTGCTTGTATTCTCGGATAATCCCTTCTCCCTTCTTCCATTGTCTAAATGGTAGACAGACAATAAAGAAATAAACTATTCAGAAACATGGAAGCATTTTAACAATCACAATTGTCTTCCATCTAAATGAGATAAGACAAGTTCCTTATCACCAGAACCACACCACTCCTTTTTTTCGGCTAGACATAAGCAAACCTGCAATGAACAGAAAGCAAATAAATGAGGTTAAACATGATGATACGGTGCAAACAACACGGGTCAAAAAACTTTGGCGTGGAGCAAAGAAATCAAAAAGGGTGTTAAGTTGTGTCATTAGGTGGAAGGATGCATGTTTGTAGAGCGAAAAAGCAGAATCAATATACATACTATGCGGATAGTCATATTTGCAACAATAATCAAAATGAGTAAAGTGCACACATGCAAAAATACTATATGATCAGTCCCTCAATTAACAAGTTCCCACCAGATATATAATGTAGACAGAGATCACGAAACATAATAGCCTAAGCCCCAATTAACATTTGAATAGCATGAAGCAATAACATACAATCATGTTGTCAAACGGTAGGAAAAATCTCTTCCTTGCCAATTAGACCATTAGATTTCAATCCCAACTCTTCCCGTGCAGGCCGTGAAGGTATTTTACAATAAGGAGTACCATCATAAATTCTACTGTAAAAAATACAAAGAATGTCAAGACACTATAGAAATTACAAACCAAGGTTAAGTTCTAGGCTTCTAGCAAGATTTTCATCGTGTGGTCGTGAAACTTTACACAAAGGCGCGTGTTGCCTCGTCCATACATTATAATATAAGAACAATTGAAATATCTACCACAATTCACACTGCACATGTTATTTACCAAATATGAGTGTCTGAGAATACAATGCCTCAAATATGAAGCTCCATTTAATAAATATTCATTACAGTGCCTCAAATATGAAGCCAAACTAATATGGGTATATTTTGGAGATTTAAAATCTGAAATGAATAGTACCAGGCAAAGACTTGCAACAAAGCTTTACTATTCTTCCGCATAATGCCCTACTTTGGTGTATTGGATATTCTCTCTGGTTGCATGTGCATGCAAGAGGTTTGATCTCAGCGCATGGCAAAAGCTGAACTTCCAaaaggaagcagctggaagataaggtgaaaattaacttcaatattTTAATTATATGCAAAGGAAGCTGATATTAGTTAGTACTTCTGTGAAACAATACAATTTCATAATCTACTTTTAACACCTGAATGAAAACAATAACCACATAAGATGGGATCATGATGCCCAGCTAAATGTCAGTTTCATGAATATTTCGTACTTATTACACATCAGATACTCTCGAAGTTTAGTTGATGAATGGCCACATGATAAATTCAAATGACTCTCCATTGATATATATACTATACTTCAGACCTAAATTCAATCGAAACTTTTTATACTATTGAAAAAATGTCAGGAAAAGAGAAAACACTAATTTCTAAAATCTAGTCAAATTTGTTTGTCAAAGGGGTAATTCAAGAGTGGCACCTGAAAAATACAGGATCTTATTTCGAATTCCAAAGTAGGAAATTTTATGATGCGGTCCACTTTACGAAGTGTAAAGAAAAAATCAAGGATGAAATCTAATTCAAAGCCTAAAGCTGACAAATATGATGTTACCTAGCTTTACTGAGCCGATTGGACAACTCTTTATTGCAATTCTTAAATATTGTCAACATGATTTTGCAATAGCCTATCAACATTTTAATATTAAATGCCACATGGCATTGAACTATCTAAGTACAGTTAACCTTCAACTGGTACAGAATAGCTCACAACAGTAAACgagttttttgttttatttttctagaACATGTTTCCTATTACTGGTTGACGAAAATTGGAGCCTGATTTCGAAAAGTCTGCTAGCTTCAATGAAAATTCTCCAATTCATAAAACGGTAAGATCCTGCGAATGAAGCATCATAGAATAAGTGTGG encodes:
- the LOC127299994 gene encoding protein DETOXIFICATION 21 — translated: MGKTRQEEEESKAPLLEPRPPQPAAPAAGEGSGSEAEQEAEEGLGRRLLDENRKLWKVAGPSICTRFSTFGVTVISQAFVGHIGPTELAAYALVSTVLMRFSNGILLGMASALETLCGQSYGAKQYHMMGIYLQRSWIILTGCAILMLPIFIFTEPLLVFIGQDPKISAVAGVISVWYIPVTFASVVNFTLQMYLQAQSKNIIITYLAFANLGVHLFLSWLLTVKFQLGLTGVMTSMVIAMWVPALGQLIFVFCGACPLTWTGFSSEALTDLVPILKLSLSSGVMLCLELWYSTILVLLTGYMANPEVALDALSICLNINGWEMMISIGFLAATGVRVANELGAGSARRAKFAIINVVATSFSIGVVLFVVFLVFRGNLSYIFTTSEEVAVAVSDLSPLLAFSILLNSVQPVLSGVAVGAGWQSVVAYVNITTYYLIGIPLGAILGYVLGYHVKGIWVGMLLGTLVQTIVLLCITIRTDWDKQVEVTQQRLSKWYREENRGKPASRGSA